AATGATGACTTTAGGCAGGTTTTTTGCAGATGGTTTAAGTGCAAAGATTGGCTCCGTTAAAATTGTTATTTTAGGAACATTGCTTGCTATTGTTGGGTATTCTCTAGTGCTTTTTGGAATGTTATATGTAACTATTCTTGGTTTTGCACTAATAGGCCTGGGCTTCTCGGCTATAATACCAGAACTCTTTAGAATAGGAGGTAAGGTAAAAGGAGTAGCATCTTCTCAAGGTATTGCTTTTATTGCAGGAACAGGAGTATCAGGGTTTTTGCTAGGCCCTGTGGTTTTGGGCTTCTTAGCAGAATCCTATTCATTACGGATAAGCTTTATGCTCTTGCTGGTTTGTTCTATAATGGTTTTAGCAGCCTCTTTTATCTTAAAAAGAAAAAGAGGCGTATAAGTAAGGAGCACTACTATGTTTTTTTTCTGCAAGGCACTGGTAGTTTCAAAATTCAAAAGAAAACTTTCGCTATAAATTTAATTTTAGTGAAAATTATCTAATTGTAAATAATCCAAAATATTCATAGAACAAGTGTTTTTAATGTCCTTGTTATCAATTATTTATAGGATATTTTCTTTTTTGTTTGAGCGGTTTTTAGTCTTGATTTTATTTTTAAAACGTGTAGTTCATCGAAAATATGAGCTGTTCGTCGCTGTTTTTCTCGTTCTGCTCGTACATAGTCTTGAGTTTTAACCCCAAAACTTATAATGAACATGAAAACTAAAAGTGAAAAAATGAAACAAACAAAAAGAATGTACCAAGCAGTTATGGCAAGTTTGGTATTTGCATTATGCTTGACTTCTTGTCAAAAAGAAACAGCAACGACAGGAGAAGATCAAGAAGCAGTGATCAATCAAGAAGCAGATTTTACAACGAAGTATTTTTTAGGTACTGAAGTAAAAGTAAGATTAGAAGATGATGGTACCTATAGTTTAGCGGGTAGTGATTTGCGCTTGTTCGAAAATCAACTTTCGGATTCGTCTACTGATTTTAATGAAAACCCAAATCCAGAAGAGGGTCTTACTAATTTAGGTTTAGCGGGTGGCGTTAGAAAATGGACAGGTAGTACCGTTGTGTATACCATCCAAGGTTTAAGTGCATCAGTACAATCTGAATTACAGAAATCTTTTGATGAATGGACGAGTAAGACAAATGTTCGTTTTAAACAACGTACCAATGAATCTAATTATGTGACCATTTCCTCTTCGGGATCTAATAGTAATTCTGGTGTAGCAACATTAGGTATGAACGGTTCTAATGGATTCATTCGTTTAGGAACACGTGCTACTGCAGTAGTGATCATCCATGAGATTGGTCATACGCTAGGTTATATTCACGAGCAGAATAGAAGTGATAGAGATAATTACATCATTATTAATGAGCAAAATATCCAGAATGATGCTATAGATCAGTTTTACAAAAGCAATTCTGCAACTTTGGTTACAAGTCAGTTTGATATTAATTCTACTATGATGTATGGTAGCTATACTTTCTCTAAAAACGGACAACCTACCATTACAGATCTTAACGGTAATGTATTGTCTCAACGTCAAGCAAAAGTTTCTGACCTTGATATTTCAGGAACCAATTCTATTTATCCAGCTGTTGATGGTGGCGATCCTGATGTACCTGCAGTAGATTCATGCGATGGTGTTTCGGCTTGGTCTAGTGCTGGGCGATATGCTGTTGGAGACCGCGTGACGTATGCGGGAGATTTGTATGAAAGAGATTTTACAAGATGGACTTTTATCAAAACTTGTAACTAATTTAAAATGGGGTTAAAGTTTTCTAGGACACAGCTGTGTTTTAAACAGATTAAAAAAACCGCTCGAAAGAGCGGTTTTTTGTATTCTAAAACTAAGTTATGTTAGTCTTTAACATTGCTTTTTACTTTACGTTTTGTATCATCTTGTGTCATTTTTTTGATAAAAGCCTCCATTTCATCAGTTAGTAAAAGCTGATTCTGTTCTTTCCAAAAGTCCTTATTGTACTTCATTTTAATTTTGAAAATATCTTTCTGTTCATTCACGTTGCTTTTTACGTCTTCATTCCCAAAACTTTCTTTGGTGTAAAGAACTATTTCCATTTCAAATTTATGAACCGTCGGATCATCCTTTACTTTCACGTTTAGAGTAGCAGTACGTTTAGCTAAAGTCATGAAGTAACGCTTAAAAGACGGGTCTTCTTTGAAAAATACAGTTATGTCTTGCTGTACTATTGTGCTGTACTTAGGAGTTTTAAATAACTCTTCAGGGTAAAACGGTTTTACAACACTATTAAATGATAAAATAGCATTATCATTAGTATTAATGATGTAATGGCCATAACTTTTGTTTTTCGTATCAGAATTCAAAGAAGTAAATTCAACCTTAGTACTCGTGCTATTTTTATAGGGTTTTTCAATGACTTCAAAATCTGGTCCCATTGCATTTGTACGAACAAATTCACTTAAAATGTTAAATAGCGAAGGAAATTCAAAATAGATGTTATTTTCATCTTTAGTAATACCTATTTGGCGCATATTTTTAACAGCAACACTAAAATCGGTATCCATAAGTGTTAAACCACCTCCATATATGGATGTTTTCCGATGTAGATTTCCTTGCATGTCTTGCAATCTAATAATCGCTCCATTTCTTTTTAAGATAGCTCTTAAAAAGAAAGCTTCAGAATGTGGTTTCAATACATAATTACTAGCTATAGAATCTTTTATTTTTTGATAAATTGTTTTGGCATTAGAAACTACAACTTCGTTCAACTGAAAAACACTTCTGTTTAAAAAAATAGTATCTCTTAAATTAGAAATAATAGTAGTGTAGTTGTCATAACCCACTTTGTGAAAATAAATATAATCTGTAGCTGAGGTAAACCCATATTTGCCATCCTTATTGGTAGTGGTATGGTCTAATTTATTATAAACACTAACAAATTCAAGGGGCTCATTATTTTCTTTATCGTAGACGACTCCCTTTTTTTGATGTTGACTAAAACTAAGGGAACTTACGAATAATGCGATATATACGAGCCTCATGGAAATGGTATTTAATTGATTTGTATCCCAGTAAAATTAAGATTGAAGTTCTGTCCTTCCATTTTATGTGATTTTGCAAATTTTATGCCATTTATGGTTTCATAATCTTCCCATGTAGTTGTCATAGAAGGTTCTTCTTGATTTTCTTTTCTAAAGACCCATTCTTGAAGGATGAAATTAGCTCCAAAATAAAAATCATAAGCATCGCCAGGGGTGTAACCACCTTCGTTCTTATAAACTATGGTTAATTTCTGCATTGGCTTTTTGCTGATGGGTGCTTCGCTTTCTACGGTATGTGTAAATTCAAAACTCTTGGCATCCCAAACCAACTGAAAAGGAGCTAGAAGCCAGTATTTGTCATTTATAAAGCTGGCATCAGTTTTTGTTAGGGTACTATCAAGATTTTTTCTTAGGTAGGTGATGGTAGTATCCGCGGTTATACTGCTTACTTCATTTATTTTTGGTTTCCAAGTCCAAGTGCGTTCAAAATGTGTAGAATCTTTATCTACATTAAAAGTAAATTTTAATTCATTTACGTTTTTCCATTCTTCATAGCCATTAGCTTGAGCTATTTTCTCTAAAAGGGTAAGTTCTGGTTGTGGTGGTGTGGGTAGGATTTCTTTTTTATCTGTTTTACAACTCACTAAAAGAAGTAAAAGAACTGCTGCAATACCTATAGATTTTTTCATTTTTTAAGTTTTTTAACAAAGATAATGGCTTTTGGAGCTACTTATATTAAATCCTTAGGTTTTAGAGTGTAACAATTAGCGATATTTTGATTAATTTTGATATTCAATAAGAAATAAAAAAATGAGTTCAAAAAAAGGAAAAATACAAGAGGCTATAGACGAAAAAATGTTAGAAGAGCGTAAAGTCTTCCTTTGGGGAATGGTTGATGACGATTCTGCGAAGCATGTAATTGATCGCTTATTGTATCTCGATATGCAGAACGATAAAGAAATCCAATTATATATTAACAGTCCAGGTGGTTATGTAACTTCTGGTTTTGCAATGTATGATACTATAAAATCACTAAAAAGTCCGGTTTCAACTATTTGTACTGGTTTGGCGGCATCTATGGGATCTATTTTATTGTCTGTTGGAAAAAAAGGAAGACGTTTTATTCAGCCACATGCTCAGGTGATGATTCACCAACCGAGTGGTGGAGCTAGAGGTCAGGCTTCTAATATTGAAATTCAGGCAAAAGAGATTATCAAAACTAAAGAACTTAGTGCACGTATTTTGGCAGACAACTGTGGTCAAGATTATGACCGCGTAATGAAAGATTTTGATCGTGACTATTGGATGGGAGCAGAAGAGTCTATAGCTTACGGAATAGTTGATGGTATTTTAGAATAAATAATGTTTTATACCTATAATCCTAAAAATCCTTCGCGAGTAAAAGTGGAGGATTTTTTGGTTAATGTTACTTTAGTGTTTAGGCACTTTTCCAGAATTAGGAATACATGATACAAACTCAAAAAAAAATAGCCATTATAGGCTCAGGTTTAGTTGGTTCTTTATTGGCAATATATTTAAAAAAATATGGTCATGATATTACCGTATTTGATCGCAGACCAGATATTCGTAATGTTGAATTTTCAGGCAGATCAATAAACTTAGCGATGAGCAATAGAGGTTGGAATGCACTACATGAGGTAGGTATCGAAGAAGAAATTAAAAAAATTGCAATCCCTTTAGATAAACGTGCCATGCATGTGGTTGGCCAGCCAGAATATTATCAAAAGTATGGCAAAGAAGGAGAAGCTATTTGGTCTATTTCACGTGGTGTTCTAAACCGTAAAATGATTGATCTTGCAGAGGAAGCTGGGGTTGTTTTTAAGTTTGAAGAAAAAGTTTGGGATGTAGACCTTCCCGAAGGAAAGCTATTTACCGGAGAAACAGAAAAAGGGGAGTGGCAAGAGTATCAATACGATTTAATTTTTGGTTGCGATGGTGCTTTCTCTCGTGTGCGCCATAAAATGCAACGTAGAAGTAGGTTTGATTATTCTCAAGACTTTATTGATGTAGGGTATAAAGAGTTGACTATTGCGGCTAATGAAGATGGTACGCATAAATTAGATAGGCATTCATTTCATATTTGGCCAAGAGGTAAGTTTATGCTTATTGCTATGCCAAATCTTGATGGTAGTTTTACGTGTACCTTGTTTATGCCTTTTGAAGGCGAGGTTTCTTTTGAGAACATTAAAACAAATGACGATGCTAAAACCTTTTTTACGACCTATTTCCCGAACGTAATGCAGGATTTAGATAATTTAATGCAAGAGTTTTTTAAGAATCCAACGAGTGCTATGGTAACGATGAAATGT
This genomic stretch from Cellulophaga algicola DSM 14237 harbors:
- a CDS encoding ClpP family protease, with protein sequence MSSKKGKIQEAIDEKMLEERKVFLWGMVDDDSAKHVIDRLLYLDMQNDKEIQLYINSPGGYVTSGFAMYDTIKSLKSPVSTICTGLAASMGSILLSVGKKGRRFIQPHAQVMIHQPSGGARGQASNIEIQAKEIIKTKELSARILADNCGQDYDRVMKDFDRDYWMGAEESIAYGIVDGILE
- a CDS encoding M12 family metallopeptidase; this encodes MKQTKRMYQAVMASLVFALCLTSCQKETATTGEDQEAVINQEADFTTKYFLGTEVKVRLEDDGTYSLAGSDLRLFENQLSDSSTDFNENPNPEEGLTNLGLAGGVRKWTGSTVVYTIQGLSASVQSELQKSFDEWTSKTNVRFKQRTNESNYVTISSSGSNSNSGVATLGMNGSNGFIRLGTRATAVVIIHEIGHTLGYIHEQNRSDRDNYIIINEQNIQNDAIDQFYKSNSATLVTSQFDINSTMMYGSYTFSKNGQPTITDLNGNVLSQRQAKVSDLDISGTNSIYPAVDGGDPDVPAVDSCDGVSAWSSAGRYAVGDRVTYAGDLYERDFTRWTFIKTCN
- a CDS encoding carboxypeptidase-like regulatory domain-containing protein, with amino-acid sequence MRLVYIALFVSSLSFSQHQKKGVVYDKENNEPLEFVSVYNKLDHTTTNKDGKYGFTSATDYIYFHKVGYDNYTTIISNLRDTIFLNRSVFQLNEVVVSNAKTIYQKIKDSIASNYVLKPHSEAFFLRAILKRNGAIIRLQDMQGNLHRKTSIYGGGLTLMDTDFSVAVKNMRQIGITKDENNIYFEFPSLFNILSEFVRTNAMGPDFEVIEKPYKNSTSTKVEFTSLNSDTKNKSYGHYIINTNDNAILSFNSVVKPFYPEELFKTPKYSTIVQQDITVFFKEDPSFKRYFMTLAKRTATLNVKVKDDPTVHKFEMEIVLYTKESFGNEDVKSNVNEQKDIFKIKMKYNKDFWKEQNQLLLTDEMEAFIKKMTQDDTKRKVKSNVKD
- a CDS encoding FAD-dependent oxidoreductase, whose product is MIQTQKKIAIIGSGLVGSLLAIYLKKYGHDITVFDRRPDIRNVEFSGRSINLAMSNRGWNALHEVGIEEEIKKIAIPLDKRAMHVVGQPEYYQKYGKEGEAIWSISRGVLNRKMIDLAEEAGVVFKFEEKVWDVDLPEGKLFTGETEKGEWQEYQYDLIFGCDGAFSRVRHKMQRRSRFDYSQDFIDVGYKELTIAANEDGTHKLDRHSFHIWPRGKFMLIAMPNLDGSFTCTLFMPFEGEVSFENIKTNDDAKTFFTTYFPNVMQDLDNLMQEFFKNPTSAMVTMKCFPWTYWDKVALIGDSAHAIVPFYGQGMNAGFEDIFVLDSLIKEHNDDWHAIFEAYEKARKPNADAIAELSYRNFMEMSSKTADPKFLLQKKIEKHFAAQYPDKWVPVYSRVTFSDRPYAEALAEGDAQEAIMKEVMKLPNIEEKWNSQEVENLILSLL